CCACAGCTTACAAATAACGAAACCACGTTTGCTGGAGCGCCAACAAATTCGTGAGCAGCGTTTGCAAAGGCAGCGCCAGCGACAATTTACCCGTGACTGGCAATCTGCGCTGGAAGCACTGGCGGCGCTTTTACCCGAGCACGCCTGGCTGACAACGATAAGCTGGCAGCAGGGAACGCTGGAGATCAAGGGGCTAACAACAAGCATTACCGCGTTAAACGCGCTGGAAACGTCACTCCGCCAGGATGCTTCTTTTCATCTCAATCAGCGGGGGGCCACGCAGCAGGATGCGCAGGGACGCTGGCAATTTGAGTATCAGTTAACAAGGAAGGTTAGCGATGGACATGCTCTTTGACTGGTGGTTCGCCACATCACCCCGCCTCCG
The nucleotide sequence above comes from Escherichia coli. Encoded proteins:
- the hofN gene encoding DNA utilization protein HofN — its product is MNPPINFLPWRQQRRTAFLRFWLLMFVAPLLLTVGITLILRLTSNAEARVDAVLLQAEQQLAHSLQITKPRLLERQQIREQRLQRQRQRQFTRDWQSALEALAALLPEHAWLTTISWQQGTLEIKGLTTSITALNALETSLRQDASFHLNQRGATQQDAQGRWQFEYQLTRKVSDGHAL